Part of the Spinacia oleracea cultivar Varoflay chromosome 5, BTI_SOV_V1, whole genome shotgun sequence genome, GGACAAAGGGGTGGTCGTCCAAAAAGGTGGTAGGAACGTGTTGTGCGGGCTATGCGGCTTCAGGGTAACAACGGCGACATGCCAGGGATGATATGAGGTGGTGGTAATAGATGGAGAGGCTATAAGGTCCAATATGATCTTATGAGATTACTCTCTCAAGTGAAGTCTTTGGCATTCATGTCGAATTAGGTCCTATAAATTCTAATCAGATTTATTCAGTttcaataaattcaaataagtttaATTCAGATAAGATTAGGTTttatttgataaaaaaaaaacacaccttatgtaatcccccgtaaatttataaattttattaatatattttaacgtatagttatttatattttaaatagaatttacgaattttagtaataaatatataattaacgttgatttattttatttaattacattttaagtattttaacggtttatgaaatcaaaaataattttagaatttctatgttgaaaagaattgaatttcgaaaacacgttcgatcgaatttggaaaacaattctaaccattttggattcaaacaaactaaatcctaattctagcccaattgggtgaagcccaaaaTAGCAAACCCAAAACTCTCTCCTTTCTCCCCTTTTCAATTTCACgtgaaaaatcaaaacacaaaacCCTTCTCCTCTCACGTTGCTTCCCTTCTTCTCTCAACCTGCTTCTTGCTCCCTCACGCCATCCACCATCAACCAGTCGCCCAGCCACACAAACGCCGCGCCGCCCAGCCGCCGGCGACCTTCTTCTCCCTTCTCCTTCGCGAAACACCATCACCCCTCCTTTGTTTCTTCTCTTCGTGCCTTCTTCCCTTCTCCACTTCGTTACAGCTGTCGACCACCGTTGCTGCCACGTCGCCTCCAACCACTGTGCTTCCATCGACCGTCGTCCTCCCTACCGCCGCATCCTCTCCCACCTACTGTCGCACTACTTCACAGACCACCATCTTCCTCttcccttttttttgttttccgcGTTGCTCTCTCGCAAGCCACCACCACCGAGGCTCGCCACCAATCCCGCCGGCCACCTGCGCCGCCTGCCACCGCAATTTCCCTGCTGCCCGCCGGCGTTCTTCTTCTCTCCTTTGGTTTATTTCTTCCCCTTTcaacttatttaaattattatttatgttttgataaattaagtaatgttttcatgatttaaattattagtttggATGATGTATATTTagaattcaaattatgtgttgatactataaattagtttattttcagatttgttaattatgTTTCGTCAATTTAATTCTTGTTTTCTTAAgttaaatttatagtttttattatctaattatgaatttaagattatatgttttgcatagttaataattttattttcagattatgtgattaaattgaaataaggaatttacttattaaagcatggatttttaaggttttaatattctaaaatcataatagcatgattatatattattaaagctattttttttttatgattttaagaacgttgattatgctttgtggacgtttgaaattattttatattgctgaaaattaaagtataatggttgcaaagagttttcaacgaatttcaataattaattcaataattatgatgctaggaaatcaaatatccgagttttgatattggggaaagttctaaatatgtttaggattcatttagaatgctttattatggttgccaatgattagaaattgattgggattacttgttggt contains:
- the LOC130461342 gene encoding uncharacterized protein, translated to MSITFIFNVFTFIHNLTLRKFERFTALVEKCERLKCPNKPNWVKPKIANPKLSPFSPFQFHVKNQNTKPFSSHVASLLLSTCFLLPHAIHHQPVAQPHKRRAAQPPATFFSLLLRETPSPLLCFFSSCLLPFSTSLQLSTTVAATSPPTTVLPSTVVLPTAASSPTYCRTTSQTTIFLFPFFCFPRCSLASHHHRGSPPIPPATCAACHRNFPAARRRSSSLLWRRILFRRLLKVLKWHMISLLAQVSKDQ